AGAGGAAGAAAACTGATGGTTACAGAGCTGGTTTCATGTCGCCCACCTCGCCTTTTTCCTCGCAGCAACCTTCCGGTTCCGGTAATTTGTTTCTGCATTTCGCTTAACGCAGTATTCAAGTCTGCTGGTAGCAACACCGCTACTAAGACTCATCTCCCACTTTCTTCAGGTGACTCGGCAAATGCAGGCTTGCCAATCGATCCTTCTGTCCACACCAGCTTGTCTAATAGTGCTGGGAGCCCCAGGCTGAATCAATGCTTGTCCGATATCAGCATGGGCAACTCCAGGTTCTTCTCATATGAGGAGCTGTATCAGATTACCGATGGTTTCTCAGCCCATAAGCTTCTAGGGGAGGGAGGTTTTGGGTCTGTGTACAAGGGCTGTCTGCCAGATGGTACAGATGTCGCCATTAAACGACTAAAGGATGGTGGTGGACAAGGGGAACGTGAGTTCCAGGCTGAAGTGGAGATAATTAGTCGGGTGCATCACCGTCATTTAGTTTCCCTTGTGGGATATTGCATTTCCAATAACCAAAGGTTACTTGTATATGACTTTGTGCCTAATAACACACTACATTATCATCTTCACGGTATGTTATAGcccttttctataattttgcaAGAGCATTTCCATTTTTTGCCAGTAAAGCTGAATTGATCTTGCAATCACAGGACGTAGAATGCCTGTGTTAGAATGGTCCACCAGAATTAAAattgctgctggtgctgctcgTGGAATTGCTTACCTACATGAAGATTGTAATGTTCCTTCCTACTTCTTGTCTTCTTTGCAGTTTTCATTTCCAGCAATTTTCTGTGTGTTAATTGTTAAATCCTTCTTCCTTTATTATCATTCTGCAGGCCATCCTAGGATAATTCATCGAGACATCAAGTCCTCAAACATTTTGTTGGATAACAACTTTGAGGCAAAGGTAACTGAATTCCTTAAATAACCCTGATTTTGTTCTCACAGTATAGTAACTATATTTGATTTCTGATTGAATGCTATCCATGAGTTCTAGGTTGCTGATTTTGGTCTTGCGAGGTTGGCTTTGGATGCGGTAACCCATGTAACAACCCGTGTTATGGGCACATTTGGGTAAGTGAAGTGCTGTCATATTTCAAAGAGGACATCAATATATGACATAATCATACAGAAATAATGTCTGGAATATTTTTCCCGTCTCTTTCAGGTACATGGCTCCGGAGTATGCATCGAGTGGGAAATTGACTGATAGATCGGACGTATTCTCTTTTGGTGTAGTCCTCTTAGAGCTTATTACTGGTCGAAAACCTGTTGATGCATCGAGACCGCTGGGTGACGAGAGCCTCGTCGAGTGGGTGAGTGTCAGCTTTGAACTTATTGCTTAAAGCCTGGTGATGTCCCTATGGCACGTTTTGTACACTATGATTTTTGGTCGTTTCTGTTCTCAGCCAGCACAAGATTGTTCACTTTGATTTATATTCTAGAGCACTTTGGTAGTTTGTTCAATTTTGGACTGAAAAGGACTCATTATACATGAATGATGTAACCTAGGCATTATCTTGTGGGTAGAGAATCGATCATGATGTCTGCAACAGCATAGTAGCTAGAGCTTGTCAATGTTTGAAGAATTGCTGCACGGTAGAAATGCTTCATGCCTGCACCGTTAATGTTTCTTTACAATTTACAACTGGGACATTTGTCGGTTGATTCCCCTTTCCCAATTTATTTGCAGGCTAGGCCATTGCTTTCTCGAGCTCTTGATACAGGCAATTTGGAAGGGTTGGTTGACCCCAGGCTTGAGAAGAAGTTGAATGAACCGGAGACGTTCCGTATGATCGaggctgctgcagcctgcatTCGGCACTCGGCGTCAAGGAGACCCAGAATGAGCCAGGTACCTAAAAGCAATTCTGTGGTTTTTGTGTAGATTCATGAATCCGAAAATGACATTTGTGTGGTTTCAAATTCGGTTCAGGTGGTGCGGGTTCTTGAAAGCTTGGCGGACATCGACCTAACAAATGGAGTTCAGCCTGGGCAAAGCCAGCTTTTCAACGTGGCCAACACGGCGGAGATAAGGATGTTCCGGCGGATGGTGGCCGGCGCGCAAGATGACAGCTCCGACTTGAGCCTATACGGTTGGAGCAGAGGCACGGACGCTGACCCGAGTTCCAGGATCTTGTGATGATAGCCTTCTAAGCTTTCTGACTGTATGTAGTAACTCTTCAGTTACCTAGTAGCGAATTTAGGTGATTGTATCGAGTGAAAGTGGTTCCATGACCGACCTTAAATTCTTTAGGAAATCAAAGTGATTTGTAGATTATTCCCCGAATCTTGAAATGTAATGTATTTCGATTTGTCCTAAATCAAAGCAGTCTAAGTTTAATCAAAATTAGAGAAAAAATATTAGCATCTAACACATCAAAGTGGataatgaaaatatatttcgtAATGGTTCTATTTATTATCATTTgacatttaaaatattttcgCAATTTTCTATAACCTCTGTCAAACTTAGAACAAATCAAAATGCCTTACGTgtcaggatggagggagtacacatGTGAGATAGTGGTCGTTCTCTTTGTCTTTGTACGAAGAAAGATATCGATTTATGCAGACTTTTGAGAAACTCGAAGACTTAAAAGAAATTGTAGAGAAACGCATGGCGCAGCCAGGCAGGCATCTTTCAAACTTGTTTGGTTGTCTGTTTCTGTGGTCTAGACAGGACGTTTTGGGGGGTTCTCGAGTCGGTCTGAAGCCAAAGACGAGAGTACTCCCGCTGATGGCGCCGCGGCTGGCGTTCCCGTCCTAAACCCGCCTAACCTGTGCAAAGACATGCGCAAATTGAAGAGGCTGACGATCATGGTCTACAAAAGAGTGCCCCTCTTTCCTGGGGCCTTCTTCGCCTTCCAGAAGCACGAGTCGAGTCAGAGAAGTGACCAAAGAAAGCAAGGCATAAAGGGGCAGGGAACACGGGAAAATGCACCTTGAATTCAGATCGCACAAGACTAGGCATCAGATTTGACCATGCCATCAGGACAGGACCAAAATGCTCGTTGTTCAGGGCACTCAGGGTCAATTTAGGAAGCGCGAGCAGCTTTCCGAATTCCGAACCACCGCATCCATTCATTTAGCCTGGCCTCGTGATTCATGTGATTCTGCTCcacttaaaaaaaagagagagagattctGTTGTGTCATTTGTGCGAATAGTCATGCATTGTGAGATTGAGCCGGTCCGGTCGTGGCTAAGTTACGCGTATCGTTTTCATTTAATCAGGAcaaaaaaaatcccaacgtgtgATAAACAAGACCCACGAGACACAAGATTTTTTTATACTTAGACAAGTCTCAGTCTCTCAGAAAGAGTCTCATTAGAAGtttcataaaaaataaataatactagcctatcaacccccacgggctaattaaatttaatataaaataaagcttatagctaataattataatcaTCTATCTCACATCCTTTTCCATCTACTAAATACTCTAATtcatactctaaaatacatatttaaatacatatatatattattatctAATTgcgatagattttattttgcattacACCTCTtatgtgtgtttgatatatatttaattaaacCATTATTTATGAATTGgttcttccatcatacatgaatgcATGATGACACGTATCATACATATtagtaatgatagaaatagtagtTTGGAATTGTATATTGGtatatttttaatatttattATAGATTCATATTTAGaagttactttaacttttaataatgatataattggataatttatatgcaaatttagaagGTTATTTgtcttatttttataatggcataggtggataatttacacaaagattagggtGCTACTTtagatattttttataatgacagagtGGGTAATTTAGATTTGTGTTTAGTGGGTTATTTAGTCCATTTTCATAATAGCATATgttggtaatttattagaaaaaataacaaattcaATTACTATTATGATCatatgtttctaatttttgtaagaatttctctatttttgtaGAGTATCCACCTAGAATTATACGTGGTTTCACGTGAAGGCTTAAAAGGAGTCTTCAATTAGTTATAATAAGATAAGATGCTACACCGGCAATTTTAGGAGAGTTTATGAGATGTTAGAGGAATTTTATCCTCATAAAACTCAACAAATATAGTTACCAAACTGTGCACTAAGATAGGCCTTACGAGACACAAGATTCAACTCAGACACCCATTAATTCAAAACATAATCCAAGGGGACAAAAGGAAGGGGCTTTATTTCTTCTTATTTCCCACCTTGGTGGTGTATATATTGTTGTTAAGAACAAAAGGAACATCATCCCCAATTTCATTAACCAGGGGAAAATCAATAAATGAAAACGAACTTAGCTttacccctccctccctccaaaTGTACATCGCCTACCCATTCCTagtccatgcaaaaatattggCTCCTACTCCCATCCTCATGTACACATCCTGCGTTGACACTACAGCTAGCTACTCTTTCTAGCACCAGCTCCAAACTCCACTGCTTCTCCTCTTGTCCTATATATTTACATGGCAAATATTTGTATGTATAACTATATAGTATACGTCGATGGTCCATGGATGATCCGTGTTGGTTGTCACGACGACACCTCCGGCTGCTGGGGCGAATCCGCGTGGTGAACCTGCGTGCTGTTGAGCCGGAGGAGCACCGCAGCGTCGCGGCGCGCCGACACGCCGACGCCGGTGGAGCGCACGGAGAACTGGCGCAGGGCGTGGCTGAACTCGACGTCGGCGCTGCTCTCCGGATCCGGATGCGTCCTCTCCCTGTGGCTCAGCCACTGGATCTGGTTGTGGTAGTCCGGGAAGAACCACGACTTGGCCACGGAGTAGGTGAAGTAGGGGACGAGCGCGGCGATGGACACGAGCAGGGTGACCACCCAGTAGgacggcgcgccggcgagcgcgccaGCGAACACCATGTAGTAGGTGGTGGAGAAGTACGGCGTGATGGCGCCGTAGGCGGCGAGGAACACGTACCAGAGGGCGACGCCGGCCCAGATGCAGGCGTGCTGGACCAGGGTGAAGTAGTTCACCGTGAGCGCCATCTGGAGGTTGACGGCCCAGACGACGGACGTGTAGGCCGTCGCGCCGAGGGTGGCCTGGTCGACCACCTGCCCGCCGCGCCGGAACGCCTGGTGCTGCAGCGACGCCGtggtgaggaagaagatgatcacGGCGCTGGCAACGCCGTACACCATCCACCCGATGATGCGCCGCCACCGGAACAGCAGGTTCTGGGGGCCCTCCTGGTATAGCATCGGGAACTGCCATGCATCGATCGGCATTATTAATTACAGCAAGTCGATCAGCAAGGATGACGACGATCAATTGTATACTATAGTATCTTGTATGTACTTGTAGTGATTGACGACCAAAACAGATGTCATACCTTGAGACAGAAGCGAGCAGAAACATCTTGGTTGAAGACGCCCATGGCGATCACAGAGAGGGAGGTGAAGAGGACGTTGTAGCTCGCCATTGCCCAGTCGTTGTAGAAAGGCTGGCCTGAGAACGATGTGTACGCCTCGTACAGGAACAGGGTCACACCGAACGTGATGTTCTTGTAGAAGAAGTAGCATATCTGCGGCGAATGAAGCACAGTCAGTCAGTGGTTCATCCAGCCAATTCGATCACAAGGATGTGCGAACGCCAGCAGCAGCATTATTATTCATTCGAGACTATACCATTGCTGAGATCCTGCTGTAGCACCAGTGCCCATGCACAAGAAGCAGACGCTCCAGGAAGCGGAACTGGGCGATGGAAACATCGCTCGCCATGACAGCCTGATGAGCAGTAACAGAGCTGGTTAGGACGGGCCTTCAGAAGATTCCATTTGGAGTTGAAATTTGGTGAGTGTGAGTGAGTAGCAACAACAAACCTGCATTCCTTCAGCGCCACTGATCCCAACCCCAATATCTGCCTCTTGAATCATGCCGACATCGTTCGCGCCATCACCGATTGCCAATGTGACTTTACCGGTGCCAGTTTTCACAAGCCTAGTCACCTGCATCACCAATAAAAGTAGCAATTTAGAAAAGAAATACTTTTCACGcaaaaacagagagagagagagagagagagagagagagagagagagactgagATGCAGTTGAGCTTACAAGCGCTTTCTGCTTGGGTGATGAGCGGCAGCAAATGACCGATCCACAACCAATtgcaagctcaaggaacgtgcCCTTTGTGTCGTCCTCCAGCGCATATGTAAGTGACTTCCCGTCAATAATCAAGGCAAAGGATTCGCCAGCAGACGCATTTGCAAGTTTCTTTCCCTCATTTATTTGCTGCACCACACTATCCTTTGATGCCTGCAATAtagcagaaaattgacagaatTAGATTTTTCCCCCCTGAACGATAGATTGACAAAATCACTATCCTCAAAACATACTCCACAACAAAAACGAAAATGTACAGTATGAAATGAAAATAAAATGTGCAGCATCAACTACTGAGGCGGACACGATTCTGGTGTTTCTTTTGAAACAAAAAACATCTGTGTGCTACATAAAACCTTACTAATTAATAACCGATAGTATTTTCCTACCTTTGTTATGGCAGCCTTGTCACCACCTTTCTCCAACGCAATGATATCTGCTGTCTCAAGAGTAATGATTATTTGCTTCATTCCTTGCCTTAATAAACTGCAGGCATATCTGTGAAACAGAAGTATTGTGTTTAAAGTTCGTGAAATTTACTAAGTATTTATTTCATCAGTACCAAAACTGTCACAAGAGATGGCATACCCAATGTTGATGGCGGTCTCCATCTTGTCGCCTGTCAGCACCCATATCTTGATGCCAGCTTGAGCAAGTTTgtcaacacattctggcacctAGAGAAGGGAATAAATATGAGCAAACTTAAGGGAATTCTTAGATTCTCACAGATTACCACATGGAAGAAGATTTTCTCACCCCCTTCTGTAGCTTATCCTCAACAGCGGTAGCACCAAGAAGGATAAGATCCCTCTCAAGCAAATCTGCAGCCTCTTCAATCTTTTCATCTCTATCAGTGCTGATAGAATTCTTAGCCGCTGtgaatttcctgtcaaaatacgCATATTCATCCTCCTCGAGCTCACGGTATGCGAGAACCAGTGTTCTCAAACCGGCATCAGCGTATTCATTTATGTGCTGTTGGGTCACTTCTCTATACGCACTCTGAGAACCCGATAGCCTTTCAAACATTACACTGCATATATCGAGACCAAGTCAAGAGAGAGGCATTGCATAAAAGGAGATCAGAAATTGATGCATCATGCTATCAGCTTGCAGTATTTAACTCATCCCAGTAGATTACTGAACAGAGAACACAACATACCTGTCAGCGCCCTTACTAAACAGAAATATTTTGCCCTCCTCATTCTTAACTATTACTGACATCCGCTTCCGAGCACTGTTGAACTCAAGGACGTTCAAGATTTGATACGATCTGCCAAAGAAAATTGTAAACATAAGTTTTGTATTACAAAAGTTATCAGGAcactcatgattttttttaatgcaaACAACGAAAGGATGCTACTGTGTGTCACTCCTAAACTTTTCCAGGAAAACAAAAATAAAGTTCAAGCTCATACCTGTCAACTTGTTTTCCGGAAACGGGATCTAACTCGTGCAGAAAGACATTTGTCTGAGTCCGTTGGTAAAATGTGAAACCGAGTTCCTTTGCTGCAACAACAAAGGCTGCCTCATCAGGAGACTCTGCTTCGTACGAGATTTTCCCTGATTCTTCATCAACTTCAGGTATGCATGTGTGACAGACCGCCAACAACCGGAGGAACATCTCGATGACATCAGAGTGGGGTTCGTTAACCCAATTACCCTCCATGACACGCTCATCCCTGAAATTAAATCCTTTGACTGCAACTTTCCCCTCAGGCTGAAAATACTGAGTGCCACTGTCCATGTCGGCGATCAACGGCGAGCCTTTCCTCTTGGCCATTGCTCTCTCGACCTCCGTTACACCACGGCCATACGCGGTCCCCGCGATTGAACACTTGATGAACTCCATGGAGTTGCAGGTGAGGGTCCCGGTTTTATCTGTGAGGATGGTGTCGACTTGGCCCAGCTCCTCATTCAGGTTGGAGGTTCTGGCATGAGCCGGTGTGTCGCTCTCCTCGTGGTACATGTGGATGTCCTGGTTGATGAAGTGCGCCTGCAAGAGCTTGACGATCTCGATGGAGATGTAGAGGGAGATTGGGATGAAGTAGCTGTAGAGCTGCATGGCCGTCAGGAAGTGGAGCAGTGCTGCAACAGCCGACCTGTCTGGATCGAAGTATATCTCGGTGTCATCAGGCCTGaggtaccatctcttcatcctgcCATCTCGCAGGTCGTCCCTGGTCGCGACGCCGAAGAAGATGGAGCCGACGACCGAGATGAGGACGagcgagaagaggaggaggtagATGACCCGGTCCATCTTCCTCTCGATGTTGCTCCTCTTGGAGGGGACCTTCATGGCGTTCTGCATGACCTTGGTGTCATGGCCCGTGAAGACGACGGCGCCGTACACGAACTCGGTGTTGCGGAGCTTGGAGTCCCTGAGGAGGAGCTGCTGCGGCGAGAgggggtgctgctgctgctggtcctGGATCTCGATGTTGCCGACGAAGGAGTAGAGGTGGGCGTTGGGGTCCTCGCACCTTATC
The nucleotide sequence above comes from Panicum virgatum strain AP13 chromosome 3K, P.virgatum_v5, whole genome shotgun sequence. Encoded proteins:
- the LOC120700394 gene encoding proline-rich receptor-like protein kinase PERK8; amino-acid sequence: MAPAPSPAPASSRPTATPADAAATPPAAAAPPPRPSPPRAAPPPSHSQASPPPRPTASPPSAPPRTVAPPPRPTPVSPPPTSPPPTPSLSPPRTHPPESPAPASPPAAAPPRVPVPSAPTSHKPLPKPATAADPVRPSTSKNSSSNKPSGPAPRHGSPPGSRGVFSNGVVVAIAVVLAVLVLSLLVTAVWFTNKRKRKKTDGYRAGFMSPTSPFSSQQPSGSGDSANAGLPIDPSVHTSLSNSAGSPRLNQCLSDISMGNSRFFSYEELYQITDGFSAHKLLGEGGFGSVYKGCLPDGTDVAIKRLKDGGGQGEREFQAEVEIISRVHHRHLVSLVGYCISNNQRLLVYDFVPNNTLHYHLHGRRMPVLEWSTRIKIAAGAARGIAYLHEDCHPRIIHRDIKSSNILLDNNFEAKVADFGLARLALDAVTHVTTRVMGTFGYMAPEYASSGKLTDRSDVFSFGVVLLELITGRKPVDASRPLGDESLVEWARPLLSRALDTGNLEGLVDPRLEKKLNEPETFRMIEAAAACIRHSASRRPRMSQVVRVLESLADIDLTNGVQPGQSQLFNVANTAEIRMFRRMVAGAQDDSSDLSLYGWSRGTDADPSSRIL
- the LOC120700395 gene encoding putative phospholipid-transporting ATPase 9, translated to MAGEQGDDPNPDRRRRRRSRRRAALRLSRLYSFACGRRPSVADDDAGSRIGGPGFSRVVNAGDAALRLQQQQQGQGQPPSAGQLLAASSSNSISTTKYNLLTFLPKSLFEQFRRVANVYFLVSAGIAYSPLAAYSSASAIAPLIFVIVATMLKEAVEDWRRNQQDTEVNNRSTKVFQGGAFRDAKWKDIRVGDIIKVEKDQFFPADLVLLSSSYEDAICYVETMNLDGETNLKLKQSLEATSTSLPDDESFRGFGAVIRCEDPNAHLYSFVGNIEIQDQQQQHPLSPQQLLLRDSKLRNTEFVYGAVVFTGHDTKVMQNAMKVPSKRSNIERKMDRVIYLLLFSLVLISVVGSIFFGVATRDDLRDGRMKRWYLRPDDTEIYFDPDRSAVAALLHFLTAMQLYSYFIPISLYISIEIVKLLQAHFINQDIHMYHEESDTPAHARTSNLNEELGQVDTILTDKTGTLTCNSMEFIKCSIAGTAYGRGVTEVERAMAKRKGSPLIADMDSGTQYFQPEGKVAVKGFNFRDERVMEGNWVNEPHSDVIEMFLRLLAVCHTCIPEVDEESGKISYEAESPDEAAFVVAAKELGFTFYQRTQTNVFLHELDPVSGKQVDRSYQILNVLEFNSARKRMSVIVKNEEGKIFLFSKGADSVMFERLSGSQSAYREVTQQHINEYADAGLRTLVLAYRELEEDEYAYFDRKFTAAKNSISTDRDEKIEEAADLLERDLILLGATAVEDKLQKGVPECVDKLAQAGIKIWVLTGDKMETAINIGYACSLLRQGMKQIIITLETADIIALEKGGDKAAITKASKDSVVQQINEGKKLANASAGESFALIIDGKSLTYALEDDTKGTFLELAIGCGSVICCRSSPKQKALVTRLVKTGTGKVTLAIGDGANDVGMIQEADIGVGISGAEGMQAVMASDVSIAQFRFLERLLLVHGHWCYSRISAMICYFFYKNITFGVTLFLYEAYTSFSGQPFYNDWAMASYNVLFTSLSVIAMGVFNQDVSARFCLKFPMLYQEGPQNLLFRWRRIIGWMVYGVASAVIIFFLTTASLQHQAFRRGGQVVDQATLGATAYTSVVWAVNLQMALTVNYFTLVQHACIWAGVALWYVFLAAYGAITPYFSTTYYMVFAGALAGAPSYWVVTLLVSIAALVPYFTYSVAKSWFFPDYHNQIQWLSHRERTHPDPESSADVEFSHALRQFSVRSTGVGVSARRDAAVLLRLNSTQVHHADSPQQPEVSS